A genomic window from Candidatus Methylomirabilota bacterium includes:
- a CDS encoding SDR family oxidoreductase, translating into DILLNNAGTSAAAAFEKVDDETWQADWDLKVMGAVRMSRLVIPHMKKRGGGRIVNITTVGGKAPQPRALPTSVTRAAGLNLTKSLANEYAADNIRVNTICIGLVRSAQIAKRAKGDLEAHYAELAKLRVPLGRVAHASEFADLFAFLVSERATYITGASVNFDGGSGMTV; encoded by the coding sequence TCGACATCCTCCTCAACAATGCCGGCACCTCGGCGGCGGCGGCCTTCGAGAAGGTGGACGACGAGACCTGGCAGGCCGACTGGGACCTCAAGGTCATGGGCGCGGTGCGCATGTCTCGCCTCGTGATCCCCCACATGAAGAAGCGCGGGGGCGGGCGCATCGTCAATATCACCACGGTGGGCGGCAAGGCGCCGCAGCCCCGGGCCCTGCCCACCTCGGTGACGCGCGCCGCGGGCCTCAACCTGACCAAGTCGCTCGCCAACGAGTACGCCGCCGACAATATCCGGGTCAACACGATCTGCATCGGGCTGGTGCGCAGCGCCCAGATCGCCAAGCGGGCCAAGGGCGACCTCGAGGCCCACTACGCCGAGCTGGCCAAGCTGCGCGTGCCCCTCGGCCGCGTGGCCCATGCCTCGGAGTTCGCGGACCTCTTCGCCTTCCTCGTCTCCGAGCGGGCGACGTACATCACGGGCGCCTCGGTGAACTTCGACGGCGGCAGCGGCATGACCGTGTAG